The Nitrospira defluvii nucleotide sequence AATCACGTCTGGAATTTGTCCCGCGCTTTCGGCGACCAGCACTTCCGTCCGTTTCACGTCCAGGTCGGATGCCAACCCGACGGAGGCTCGCTTGCGGATAATGTCCAGGGAATCACGCCGCAGTGCCAGTGTTCGCTGGGCGATCTCGATCTGCTCATCCAATTCCCGGATGCGAAAATACGACTGCCCCACGTCGCCAATCAGTGTGAGGGCGATGGCCCGGGCATCCTGTTCGATGGCCTGCGCATCGGCGGAGGCCGCTTCCATCCCTCGACGGATTCGTCCCCAGAGATCCAGCTCCCAACGCAGATCGGCCGCCCCGTTCCACAGGTCGAAACTGCTGCCCGGCTTGGCAAAGACCTGCGGCCCCGGTTGCTGTCCGGTGGCCAATCCTAACCCAGCCAGCGTGTTCTTAGAGACGGAAATATTTGTGTAGCTGCCTTGAACGTTGAGTTGCGGGTAGAGTCCGGCCCCGGCGGTGGTCACGGCTGCGCGACCCTCGATCACCCGAGATACGGCCCGCCGCACGTCATGGTTCTGGGCGAGCGCGCGCTCGATGAACTGCGTGAGCTCCTCGTTACGAAATGCCTGCCACCAGTCGGCGCTTGGTGGTTTGTCGGAGTTGGTACCCGCTATGGAGCCGGAGCTCATATCGGTCCAGTCAGCGGGGGCGGCGATCGGCGGGCGTGTATAGGGCTGGCCTTGCAGGCAGCCAGTGACGGAGAGGGTGAGGAGACCCGTCACCAACAACCCTGCGCGTTGTGGCAGTAAGCGTACCCGGTTCATTGTGGCGACTCCACGGCCGGTCCTTCAGTGGCGGGTTCGCGCTCGATAAACACATCAACTTGCTGCCCGGTATAGACTGGAAACGCCGGGCGTTCAAATCGATAGATGATTTGAAGGACTCGCGTATCCACTCGCTCGGTGTTTTCTCCGGTCAGCGACTTCTTCGGGACGATGTAGGGTTCGATCCGCACGAATGTCAGGGGGATCGGCTTGGCGGTATTGCCTTTCGGGTAGGCCACGGCGGGCCGATGTGGAGCCACGAGCGGAGCATTGATTTCATCGACCTCGGCGCGAACCTGGAGTTGTTGCATGTCTCCCAGCAACATCAGTGGTTCGCTCGCGCCGATCGTGAGGGCGAATTCACCGGCTCGGACATTCACCTGGAGAATCGTGCCGGCGCGCGGTGCGCGTACTGTGAGCCGATCGAGCAACATCTGTGTTTCGTCCCGCTGTGCAATGACCTGTTTCAAGGCCGCTTCGTGGCGAGTCATCGTGCGTTTGGCCATTTCGAGGGCGTACCAGGTGCGTTTGATATCGTCATCACTGACGGCCCTGCTGTCCCCCACCGCTTTCAGCCGCTTGAGTTGGGTGTTGAGGTCGCCGATGCGGTAGGTCTGTTCCTCGACCTGCGCTTCCGCCGGGGGAATGGCGGCTTGGCGAGCCACGAGTTGCGCGCGAAGATCTCGATCATCCAGTTGAAGGAGCGGGTCACCTTCACGCACTGGGTCCCCGACGGCGACGAACACTTGTGTGACGAGCCCGGCCGCGGGGGGACCAATGCGCACGTTTTCGTTTGCGGCTTCGATAATGCCGCTCGCGGCCACGGTCGTTTCGAAGGGAGAGCGGGGTGGCGCCACGATCGGTGTCGGCATGGGCGCGGTCTTGCCGGCAGTCAGCACACTCCAGGCGGCGAGCGCCGCGCAGGCCAGTGCCAGCCAGACGCTGAAACGATTGAGAATGCTCATGCCATGGCCTCTTTCTGAATCGGATGGATGCCGACGATGCGGCCGTCCGTGAGTTCGGCCATGCGATCACCAAACTGAAATACGCGACTGTCGTGCGTGACGACAATGACGCAACGGTCGGGGGCTCGTCCCACATCACGGATCAACTCCATGATTTTCTGACCGTTGGGCCCGTCGAGGGCAGCCGTCGGTTCGTCGCAGACCAGCAGTTGTGGATCATTGACCAGGGCCCGTGCGACGGCGACGCGTTGTTGTTGGCCGCCGGACAGGTTTCTGGGCAGAAATTCCGTGCGGTCGCCGAGTCCGACACGTTCGAGCATCAGCCGTCCCCGCGAGAGTGCCTCTTTCTTCTGAAGGCCATGAATCAGGAGTGGAATCGCGACATTTTCTGCCGCGGTCAGCGAGGGTAAGAGATTGAACTGTTGAAAGATAAACCCCATGCGCTGGCCACGAAACCGGGTGCGCGCATTGGGTGGCATCTCGGTCAGTGAGGCACCCAGCACGTCCAGGGTTCCTGCGTCGATGTCGAGAATGCCCGCGATGGCTGAGAGCAAGGTCGTCTTGCCGCCGCCTGATTCCCCCACCAGGAGGAGCAATTCGCCGAAATACACGTCGAGATCAATGCTTTTGAGTACGGTTACCGTGGTCTCCCCGGAGCCGAACGATTTCACGAGTCCGCGCACCTGCACGGCGGCGGTGCTGGGGGGCTCGGTGACAGGGACTTGCGCGTGTGCGTGATCATCCATGGGCATCACCGGAACACGATCGCCGGTTCAAGGCGTGCGAGTTTGACGATACTGATCAAGGCAGAGCAGGTGCAGATGCCGAGGAGCGCGATCAGCACGACAAGGAGCAACTGCCACGTTTCTACAAAGGGAAGCCCGCCGCCTTTCGCGGATAAAAATCCGAATCCTGTGGCGAGGCCGAGGCCGATGCCATAGCCGGTGAGCCCGACGGTAAAGGCTTGCAGGAGGATCATCCGCGCCAGCGTGAAGGTGGATGCACCCATGGCCTTCAGCGCCCCGAATTGTTTGAGATTTTCCACGGTAAACAGGTAGAACGTCTGCCCGGCGATGGCCATGCCGACAATGAACCCGAGCAGGATGGTCGTGCCGAAGTTGATACCGATACCGGTGTTCTTGAGGACCCAACTGATTGTCTTCCAGCCGAAGTCTTGCGCAGTAAACGCGCCGAGGCCGGTCTGCGCCTGGATACGCGCCGTCACTTCCGCGTCGGAGACGCCGTCCTTGGCCTTGGCCAACACATACGAAAGGGTGCGACGTTCGCGTGGCACATACCGGATGGCGCGGTCGTACGTGGTGTACACGACCGGGATGTTTGTGAAGTTTTTTTGCGTCTTGGCGATGGCAACGACGCGGGCCAGCTTGTCGTTCAACTCGAACACCGTACCGATCGTGATGACCGTGGGACCGCCCATGCGTTCAACGGCCCATTGATCCAACATGACGGCGTCGGGCTGTAAGATGTCTTCAAACCTCCCTTCGAGGACCTCGGCAGGTCGCCCGATGAGTGTGGAGGCATCCAACCCGGTCAGCGTAATCTGGTGGTAGTCCCCGTTGGACAGCCGCGCGCGCAGCACCCCCTTATACAACGGCACGGCCCATTCGACTCCGGAGACGCTGCGCACTCGATCGACGGCGGTGTCGGCGATCGGCTTCACCTCGTCGACCTGTCCGATGCCGGGGTCCGTGATCCAGAGGGGTACATTGATATTGCTGACGCTTGATTGCGACCACATCATGAGACCCCAGAAGATTGAGCCCTGCTGCACGATCAGCATCACCGCAAAGGTGAGTCCGCACAACAGCATGAGGTACTTCGCGCGGTCTCCGAAGAGCATCTTAAGCGCCACGTAGTTCATGCGTGCTCCTCGCCGTCCTGGTGGTCCAGCGTATAGGCGACGACGCGCGGTGGCTGAGGAAGTTTCACTTGATCGTGACGGTGGAAGAAGAGAGTGCAAATTCTTGCGATCGGGCATCCCCGGTGCAGGGCGATGGTCCAGAAGCGCCGCACATGCTGCCCGTTGGGTTGTTGCTCTTCGTCCATGAGGCGCAATGGGCCGGGGAACGCATTGGTGAAGGTGATGTCCCTCGCAGCCAGTCTTTCGTCCAGTCCTTCCGTCAGAAAGTCCAGAATGTCGCCGCACCAGGAGAACCGTCGGCCATCCCGACTGGCTTCGCCCGACGCAAGCAACTTGCTCTGCCGCTCGACCACATAGGCCTGGATCTCGTCGCCCAGTGATTGCGGAGTCGGGGCCAGCGTACTTGGTTTCATGTAGGAGAATACGAGCAGGGACGATGCCAGAATTAGAAGGGGAACGATCTGCGTGATTGAACGCGTTGATTTGTTTGAAGAACTGTGCTTCGCGTAGGGAATGTTGCGCGCAGGCGGGAAGAGGGAG carries:
- a CDS encoding efflux transporter outer membrane subunit, which translates into the protein MNRVRLLPQRAGLLVTGLLTLSVTGCLQGQPYTRPPIAAPADWTDMSSGSIAGTNSDKPPSADWWQAFRNEELTQFIERALAQNHDVRRAVSRVIEGRAAVTTAGAGLYPQLNVQGSYTNISVSKNTLAGLGLATGQQPGPQVFAKPGSSFDLWNGAADLRWELDLWGRIRRGMEAASADAQAIEQDARAIALTLIGDVGQSYFRIRELDEQIEIAQRTLALRRDSLDIIRKRASVGLASDLDVKRTEVLVAESAGQIPDVIRLRAVEVHRLEVLTGAAPGTLTLPQTPLRKVVIQPDIPVGLPSHLLERRPDILQAEAALKAANARIGQARAYFFPTLSITGQGGLQSAEFANWFTGNSANFSIGPSVTLPIFLGGTNVARLDAAESRYQQLLEGYQQTILLAFREVADLLVSIHTRTEQLTRQREQTAAADAAVGLAEVRYRKGLVNYLDVLDTQRTMLAAQTQLAQTERARLTDMVSLYKALGGGWQQAPGGDAVLSGAAAAP
- a CDS encoding efflux RND transporter periplasmic adaptor subunit, whose translation is MSILNRFSVWLALACAALAAWSVLTAGKTAPMPTPIVAPPRSPFETTVAASGIIEAANENVRIGPPAAGLVTQVFVAVGDPVREGDPLLQLDDRDLRAQLVARQAAIPPAEAQVEEQTYRIGDLNTQLKRLKAVGDSRAVSDDDIKRTWYALEMAKRTMTRHEAALKQVIAQRDETQMLLDRLTVRAPRAGTILQVNVRAGEFALTIGASEPLMLLGDMQQLQVRAEVDEINAPLVAPHRPAVAYPKGNTAKPIPLTFVRIEPYIVPKKSLTGENTERVDTRVLQIIYRFERPAFPVYTGQQVDVFIEREPATEGPAVESPQ
- a CDS encoding ABC transporter ATP-binding protein → MDDHAHAQVPVTEPPSTAAVQVRGLVKSFGSGETTVTVLKSIDLDVYFGELLLLVGESGGGKTTLLSAIAGILDIDAGTLDVLGASLTEMPPNARTRFRGQRMGFIFQQFNLLPSLTAAENVAIPLLIHGLQKKEALSRGRLMLERVGLGDRTEFLPRNLSGGQQQRVAVARALVNDPQLLVCDEPTAALDGPNGQKIMELIRDVGRAPDRCVIVVTHDSRVFQFGDRMAELTDGRIVGIHPIQKEAMA
- a CDS encoding ABC transporter permease, coding for MNYVALKMLFGDRAKYLMLLCGLTFAVMLIVQQGSIFWGLMMWSQSSVSNINVPLWITDPGIGQVDEVKPIADTAVDRVRSVSGVEWAVPLYKGVLRARLSNGDYHQITLTGLDASTLIGRPAEVLEGRFEDILQPDAVMLDQWAVERMGGPTVITIGTVFELNDKLARVVAIAKTQKNFTNIPVVYTTYDRAIRYVPRERRTLSYVLAKAKDGVSDAEVTARIQAQTGLGAFTAQDFGWKTISWVLKNTGIGINFGTTILLGFIVGMAIAGQTFYLFTVENLKQFGALKAMGASTFTLARMILLQAFTVGLTGYGIGLGLATGFGFLSAKGGGLPFVETWQLLLVVLIALLGICTCSALISIVKLARLEPAIVFR
- a CDS encoding DUF6022 family protein; its protein translation is MKPSTLAPTPQSLGDEIQAYVVERQSKLLASGEASRDGRRFSWCGDILDFLTEGLDERLAARDITFTNAFPGPLRLMDEEQQPNGQHVRRFWTIALHRGCPIARICTLFFHRHDQVKLPQPPRVVAYTLDHQDGEEHA